Within the Bacillus pumilus genome, the region AGGAAGAACATCAAAACCAGACTTACCCGGCATCATCACATCTAGAAGTAAGAGATGGATGTCCTCGTTTTTGACAACATCTAATGCTTCATCTGCATGGTAAGCTTTATATATATGCTTGAATCCTTCTTTTTTTAATACGCGTTCAACCATTTTGACAATTGCTTCTTCGTCATCTGCAATCAATATTTTTGCTGTTTCCACGCATCTCTTTCCTTTCTAGCTATGATCTCTAACCGTATATTACCATTGTCTAAAGTAAAAAAGTACCTCTTTTCTGCATAAAAGCGAAAAAATATCAACTGGGGGAAATGGCATTACTAGGAAGATTCAGAGACGCAAAAAAACTCGGCTATTCCACCGAGTTCCTTTTACTTCTATTATCCATTCACAGCTTCTAGCTTTCTTTCGTGATTCATTAAGTCATATGTTAAACAAATCGGCTTATTCGTTCTAGGGTCAAGTACGATTTCTGCATCAATGTGGAATACCTGACCAAGCACCTCTTTGGTCATGACCTCATGAGGCGTCCCATCTTTGATCACTTTTCCTTGATTGAGGGCAATCATATAATGAGAAAAACGTGCCGCATGATTTAAATCATGAATGACCATCAACACAGTTCGTCCTTGCTCTCTGTTTAACCGTTCTAACAGCTGAAGAATCTCGAGTTGATGTGCGAGATCCAAATACGTCGTCGGCTCATCCAATAAAAGCAGCTCTGTTTCCTGGGCAAGTGCCATCGCAATCCATACACGCTGACGCTGTCCACCAGAAAGTGCTTCAATTGGCCGGTCATGAAAAGCAATCATGCCCGTTTCCTCAAGTGCCCATCTGATGATTCGTTTATCTTCATTTGATAAGCGACCAAATCCATTTTGATGCGGGAAACGTCCATATGACACAAGCTCATACACTGTCAGTCCGCTTGGTGCTTCGGGCGTTTGCGGTAGGATCGCCATCTGTTTTGAAATTTCTTTTGTAGGCGTTTGATGAATAGCTTGACCATTTAAGTAAACAGCGCCTCGGTTGGACTTCATGATACGGGACATTGTTTTTAATATCGTTGATTTCCCGCACCCATTCGGTCCGATCAATGTTGTCACCTTGCCTTTTGGGATACTGATATTTAAATCCTCTACAATCAAACGGTCCTGATAACCGATACATAGCTTTTCTGTTTCGAGCGATTTCATATGTTTTTCTCCTCCCTCATTAATTCGTTTTCATCAATAAGTAAATGAAGTAAGGTGCACCTAAAGCAGAAACGACTAGACCAACTGGCACCTCTGATGGTGCAAGTATGACGCGACCAAGTGTATCTGCCAGTAATAATAACAGTGCGCCAATCAACGCGGAGGCTGGTATCATTCCTTGGTGCTTTGGTCCAACAAGCTTTCTCGCAAGGTGCGGTGCGGCTAACCCTAAGAAAGAGATACTACCTGCAACAGCGACACTTGCACCTGCTAATGCAACGGCAATTAGCATCATGAAGCTTCTTTCTTTATGAACTGAAATCCCTAATCCATAGGACAGCTGGTCACCTAAATTCATGATATTTAAGTAGCGTGCTCTCACAAGCGCTAACACAAGGAAAATAAGCATCCATGGCAGAACTGATAAGACATACGTCCAGCTTGAGCCCCAAATACTTCCTGATAGCCACACGATGGCTTGGTTAAAATCATTTGGGCTCATTTTTAATTGAATGACCACAATTGCTGCTGAAAACGCAGCGTTGACGCCAATACCCGTTAAAATTAATCGAACAGGTGTGATGCCTTTTTTCCACGCTAACACATAGATGAGAAATGCAGCAAAGGCTGCTCCTGCAAATGCGAAAAGCGGCAGGATAAAAATCGTCAATTGACCTAAGTTCGACATCGTGCCTTGAAATACAAAGATAAAAAGCACAACAGCAAAGCCTGCGCCCGCATTCACACCAAGAATTCCAGGATCAGCTAAGCCGTTTTGAGAAACACCTTGCCAAATAGCTCCTGAAACAGCGATAGAAGCACCAACAAGTAAAGCGATGATCATTCTTGGAAGTCTGAATTCGAACAGCACCAGCTCATCCATTTCGCTTCCGAATCCAAAAAATGTTTTCAATGTATCTATCGGAGAAATACGAATTTCCCCGGTATTTAAACTAATCAAAAATACCACGACGATGGCTAAAAAGATCATCAGCATCGTTCGTTTATATTTCTTTATCTTTGCCTGCTGCACCATTTCCATTTAAATTCCGCTCCTTTCACGTCTAGCTAAATATAAGAAGAAAGGAACGCCTATAATCGCAGTAATGGCACCAACTGGCGTTTCAAATGGCGCATTGACCAGTCTTGCAGCAATGTCTGCATAAATTAACAAAATGGCCCCTAAAATAGCTGAGCAAGGGATAATCCACCGGTAGTCCACTCCGACCAAGAATCGAGTGACATGGGGTATGACAAGCCCGATAAAGCCAATTGAACCTGCCACCGACACAGCAGCACCGGTTAAAAGAATCACGACCAATATGCCTAGCACTTTGACCGTTTTCGTATACTGCCCGAGTCCTTTAGCCAATTCATCACCTAAGCTCAGTACAGTGATCGAGCGTGCAAGGATCATCGCAACCACAAGTCCTGCAATGGCGACTGGAATAACGACCTGAATGTTGCTCCAATTTAAGCCTGCCACGCCGCCTGCGTACCAAAAGCTCATGTCCTGAGCGACGTCAAACCGAATGGCAATTGCTGTAGAGATCGAGCTTAAAAGGGCTCCAACCGCCGTACCCGCCAGTGCGAGCTTCACTGGTGTCAGTCCTCCCTTAGACAGAGTACCGACACCAAACACGATCGATGCACCCAGTGCGGCTCCAGCAAATGACCAAAGAATTAATGTGAAAGAAGATTGACCTGGGAAAAAGGCAAATGCTATCGCAATTGCAAATGCAGAGCCATTTGTCACACCCATAATTTCAGGAGACGCAAGCGCATTTCTAGTCATCCCTTGCATGATGGCACCAGATACAGCTAAAAAGGCACCGACGAGTGCAGCCCCAGCTGTACGAGGCAGCCTTAATTCTCGAATGATTTGATGTGACGTTTGTTGTGGATCAAATTGAAAAATGGCTTCCCATACCGTGTGTAGATGGATATTTGCTGCTCCTAATGATACCGATAAAAAAAGACCAAATGCTAAAGCGATACTTCCTATGATGACAACAGCTGCTGTTCCAAAGGGCTTCGTAACAATATCCATTTCATCGTCCTTGGCTGGCAGCTGTTTATTCGATTGTGAGCCCAAAACCAGTCTCTTCCTTTCCGTTCATATCTATTCGTTATCAATGATAATGATTATCAATCTCGAAGTCTAGTATATCATTTTCTTTCCTTTTTGAAATCATTGTTCTGAACATTTTCTTTATTTTCATCAAAAAACCGGGAGAAATTCACCATTTTTCTTTTGGTCCTAAAATAGCCGATGCATTTTTCATTCCATCATGTTACGATATAATTGAAATTGAGAATCATTATCATATGAACGTGAATAGGAGAGAAACTTTGTGAAAAACCGATCTGGATTTCTTTTGATATCCTTAGCCATTCTCATGCTTTTTACAGTTGCTTGCAGCAGCACTTCAAATAAAAAATCTGGCGCCAACCAGGATGACACCATCACCTATCAGGATGTAAAAGGTGAAGTCAAACTCCCTAAAGATCCAAAACGAATTGTGCTTCTCGCTGAAAGCTACTACGGTGACCTCGTGACACTTGGCAAGACGCCAATTGCTGCAACTGCACCTATCTTTAAAAACCCTTTCTATAAAGGCAAAACGGATGGTGTCAAAAACCTTGGAACAACCCCTTCTGTCGAAAAGGTCGCCGCTTTGAAGCCAGATATGATTATCGCTTGGGGTGAAGATGAAAAATTTGATCAATACAAAAAAATTGCGACAACCGTTGCCATTAAATACAATCAATATTCCTTTAAAGATCAACTGAAAGAATTCGGTAAAATGACAGGTACACCGAAAAAAGCAACAGAATGGATCACAAAATGGGATACAAAAATAAGTGAGGTAAAGCCTAAAGTCACAAAAGCAATCGGCAACAAAACTGTTTCTATCGTGTCACCTTTTGATAAAGGGATCTATATCTTTGGAAACACCTTTGCACGCGGAGGCGAAATTATTTATGACGAGCTGAAATTACGTGCGCCAAAGGCAGTGAAAAAAGATGCCATCGACAGCGGCGTCGGCTATGCAAACATTTCTCTTGAAAAGCTGCCAGAATACGCAGGCGACTTTATTTTCACTAGTCCATGGAGCGGTTCAAAAAGTAAAGGGGACCAGGTGTATGAAAGCAGCATTTGGGCATCACTTCCTGCTGTACAAAATAAACACGTATTTGAAATCGATCCTGTCGGGTACTTCTTTAATGACCCAGTTTCATTAGAAGGACAGCTTGAGTTTATTGTCGATCGTTTAACATCTGCATCATAAAAAAACGTTTCTCCAAATGTGGAGAAACGTTTCCCTTATTCCGTTCCTTTCGCAAATCCTTTTGACATGAATGGATAAAGCAAAATACCTACTAAGAACAGGCCGATGCCAAGTCCAAATGTTTTCAAATCAGCTGTTCCTGAAATAATAACCCAAGCGGAATATCCCATTGCAATCAGCGCAATGATTCCGTCTCTTGTTCGCTTCCCTTTTTGAAGGTCATACGTGTCACCTTGCATAATGACTTTAAAGCTATAGATCGAAGACACAATATACGGAATGAGATACGCAAGTGTCGCTGATGTCGTTAAAAAGGTAAAAGCTTCATTAATCGTACGAGACATTACTGAGAAAATAAACAGCTGTGACATGATATTTGTAACCGTTAAAGCAAAAACAGGACTGCCTTTTTTGTTTGTTTTTGCAAATACTGCTGGGAAATCGCCAGCCTTTGCTGCTTGATACGGTACTTCTGAACCAAGTAAGATCCAGCCGAGCATCGAACCAAATAAACAAATAATCGCAAGCAGTGCCATCACAATTCCGCCAGCCGGCCCAATAATAAGCTGTAGTACGTCAACGAATGGTTTATCTGAGCCTTGCAACTGATCGTGCGGCAGGACGCCCATTGTAATCAAAGTAATAATCATGTAGATAGAGAGTGCAATTAAAAGACCTGTAATCGTTGCACGTTTCACATCACGCTGCGAGGACGCTCTTCCTGATAAAATGACAGCAGATTCGATGCCAATAAATGCCCATAGTGTGGAAATGGCCGCATGATGAACTTGGCCTCCAAGTCCGAGCATTCCTTCACCTTCTGCTGCAACTGGGAAGTAATAATGTTCAAATAATGCCGTTTGGAATGCAAATAATCCCGCAACAATAAAAAGGACGAACCCAAGTACCTTTGAAAAGGTCGTAATAAAGTTTAATTTACTTGCAGCGCTTAAGCTTGTAATTAAGATCGTATGTGTTCCCCAAAGAAGAATGGTACATACAATAAACGTTGTCAGCTGACCAAGTGTGATCGCTTCTTTTCCAAAGGTGAAAATCTCCGTCTTCACGGTGAGAATAGGGAAAAATGTCGTTAAATAACCGGCAAGACTCGTAATAATTGCGACATTACTAATCCAACTTGCTACCCAATATCCCCAAACCATTGTAAAACCGGCCGCTTTCCCTTTTTTCGGATCGTTAAAAAGTGCTCTTGCATAACTTTGTGGTCCAGCCGTTAGCTGCGGCTTATGAATGGACAAATGCCCAAAAACAAGTGCAATCATCAGCACACCGCCACCTGTGACAAGCCATGCCATCGTCACACCTAAAGGACTAGCATGCTGGGCAAGCGTACTTGGCAGCATAAAGATGCCTGAACCTACCATATTTCCGACGACAAATGCCGTCAATAACCAAAAACCCCATTTTTTTGTCTGTTCCATTTCCGTACCTCCGTTATATTCACTTCGGACCAGACCCGGCAGTATCTTCATTGATATATTTGTGAAGCAATGACTTGTATTCTTTATGTTCATGGGTCACTTTCTTAACAGCATACCCTTATCTTCGGTACTCAGAACATAAAAAAAAGCCTGAACAACAGTCCATGCTTTTCAAAACATACACCTTGATCTCCGGATAGCCCTCCACGCTTCAAAGACGTGGCAGTCCTGCATTTATTCAATGCAGACCCAGCATAAAGAAAGTTGGAGCTCTCTATACACTTCGGCGCTGATGCCTTTTTTCTCATGATCTTCGATTCCATCTCTCCCATGAGTGACTCATCATCCGCGCAACCTCTACCTCACTGAGACATAGCGTGAGGATTTCTATTCATTTTTACTACACGAAGGTTATCAAACATTCTCATTTCTGTCAAAGGGTAAAACATAGAAAAAGGGCAGAGATGCTTTTCTCTGCCCTATACCTGCTTATTGATCGTTGTTTTTCTTCTTTTGTACAGCTTCCTGAAGCGGATCGCCTGCTAGCTCTTTGCTTGCTTCTTCTAACAGCTGATCTACTTGCTTGTGGTCTTTCTCGCTTTTCGCCTTTTTATCCTTTTGGAAAAATGACATCGCTGTTTCCTCCCTTTTCATAAAATGCGGTTGCCCGATTAATTTGTGCTACAGTGCGCCGCATTATACAAAGTGGAAAGGCTTAATCATCATGAAAGGTCTGTCTCATTTTTTGCAGATACATCAAAAAGGTCTTTAAGTCTTCCTTTGTGAAGTCTGACATCATATGCTGAATCACCTTCCCAAAAAGGCGTGTATGTTTCTCATAAATCGCCTTCCCTTTTTCGGTGGCTTCTAATCGGATGAGTGAGGGGTCATCTTTGTCCCGTTCTCTCTGAATATAGCCCTGCTCACACAATTTGTTGAGTGCAATGGAGGCTGCACCTGGGTTTAAAGAGAGTCTTTGTTTCAGCTCTTCGGCATCTGATACTTTGCCTTGTATCAAAATAGAAAGAGCATATATCTGCGGAGGCGTGATGTCTTTTTCTAACTCAAGTAACTTGCGGTTTAATTTACGGCTGACTTCATAATGTACAAGAACAATTTCTTTTAAAATGTCTGCATTACCCATCCGAATCGCATCCTTATCGTTAGTATCAACATGACTTCCCCCCTATTATAGAATGTTTTTCCAATCAGCCAACCCTTTTGTCCTTTTTTTCTTTAGAAATAAGCCTTGCTGAATAAATTCACCCTTGATATAGTGAATACTTGAACAAAAAAACAGAACAGGAGTACGCATCATGACAGGAAAAACACACATTATGGGCGGAATCGCCGCCTCAACGGCCGTCGCCTACTACTACGGATTCGACCCAGTGATCATGGCTGCAGCTGGATCAGCAGGTGCTTTGATTCCTGATCTTTGCCATACAAAAAGTAAAATCGGTAGAAAATTTCCGCTGCTCTCGGCCCTGATCAGCAGCGTGTTCGGTCATCGCACATTTACACACAGTTTATTATTTCTACTGATCATTTATTTTCTCGCGACAACATACATTCCAAATGACAGCCTAAGTATCGGTTTACTAGTTGGAATGGCGAGCCACCTTATCCTTGATGCTGGGACAGTGAACGGCATTAAATTCTTATTTCCAGCTTCCATTAAAGTGCGTCTCCCCTTCTATGTCAAAACAGGCAGCACAGGAGAACAAGTCGTACTAGCTGCTCTCACTGTCGTCACCTGTTATTACATCGCCGTCATTTGCGGCATATCGATCCCCATTCAGTTCTAACAGAATAAAAAAGAGTTTTGCGAAAAAGATAAGTTATGAATTGATCATTCCTCATTTTTTTAGTAGGTTTAAGATAAGTGTTTTTGCCTTGCAGCTGAATACAGAATGGTGAGGAGATACATAAATGAAAGCGTTTTTCAAAAATCACTGGTTTTTAGTGTATTCCATCCTTTTCATGTGGATGAAAACATACATCATTTATCAACTAGGTTTTCACATACGAACGGCCAATCTGTTTCATGAATGGCTGCTTTTGATCAATCCACTTAGCTTTCTACTTCCTTTGTTTGGGATAGCTCTCTTTTTAAATGAAACCAAACAAAAGGTTTTTTTATTGACTGCAAATTTTATTCTCACGGCGATATTGATATCGAATACGATCTTTTATGGCTTTTATATTGATTTCATTACCATTCCCGTGCTATTCCAAGCGAAGAACATGGGAGATATGGGTAGCAGTATGACGGAATTATTCCACCCGCTTTTTGTGTTGATGCTCGTTGATTTTGTCGTACTTGCTTGGCTGCTCAAACGCAAACCATTAGCCCCAAAAGCGTCATACAAGACGATCAAAACATATTATGCGATCTGCTGTAGTTTCCTATTGTTTCATATCAGCTCAGCTATGATGGATCACCCTCGATTTCTGACAAGCTCTTATGATCGTGAAGTCATTGTTAGAAACCTCGGGCTGTTCCAATTCCATCTGTACGACGGTGCTGCCCAAACAGCACGCATTGGACAAAAGGCCTTTGCAGATGAAGATACGCTTTCTACTGTAGCAAACTATACAAAGGCTGATTACAGTGCACCAAACGAAGAGTACTTTGGGCTTGCTAAAGGCAAGAACGTTGTGTTCATTTCACTTGAATCGACGCAGCAATTTGTCATGAACCAAAAGGTAAATGGACAATATATCACTCCCTTTTTAAATCAATTGGCTAAAAAGAGTTTTTATTTTGATGAATTTTATCAGCAGACAGAGCAGGGAAAGACGTCCGATTCAGAGTTTATTGTTGCTAATTCCCTCTATCCTTCTAGCAGTGGCGCTGTCTTTTTCACAGCGAGTGATAATAAATATGACACGTTATACAAGCAGTTGAAAAAGGAAAACTATCAATCCGTCCAATTTCATGCGAATAACAAAACGTTTTGGAATCGTGATGTGATGTATGAATCACTAGGAATTGATCGTTTCTATGATGTCGATTCTTATCATGTCAATGAACGGAATTCCACTGGCTGGGGCTTAAAGGATATCGACTTCTTTGATCAATCCATTGATTATTTAAAAAAGTTGAAGCAGCCTTATTACAGTACGTTCATCACTTTGACCAATCATTTTCCATTTGAAATTGACCCGCAGGATCAGTTTATTGATGAATATGATTCGTCCAGTACCATTTTAAACCGCTATGTGACGACCGTCCGCTATCAAGATGAAGCAATTAAGATGTTCTTTGATCGTATGAAAGAAGAAGGATTGTATGACAATACGATGTTTGTTCTCATGGGTGACCATTATGGCATCTCTGAGGCACATCATGAGGCAATGGCACAGCTGCTCAATCAAGAGGAAATCACACCGTTTGATGCGGTCAAACTGCAGCGTGTTCCATTTTTGATTTACATTCCTGGTGTCACGGATCAAGCACCACAGACCATTTCTGAAACAGCAGGTCAAATGGATGTCAAGCCGACACTTCTTCACTTACTAGGGATTGAAACAAAGAATTCCATTCAATTCGGTAACGATTTATTTTCAGATGAACGGACGCCTTTCGCTGTATTGAGAAACGGGAACTTTATTACAGATGAGTATCTCTATACAAAAAACACCTGCTATGATCAAAAAACAAAAGAACCCGTGAAGCAGGATGAAGTATGTCAGCCCTATATAGAAAAAGCCAATAAAGAGCTCTCTTTATCAGACAAGGTAATCAATGGGAATTTACTGCGTTTTTATCAGCAATAAACAGGATCAAACGATCTCTTTAGTCATCACACTGAAAGTCGCCATCAGGCGGCTTTTTCTTTTCTCTTTTTACTGAAAGTCTATGAATGCCCAAATAAGTTTGCTTATAATAAAGGGAAATACATGATAATGAATGATAAGAGGTGTGAACATGAAGTATACATTCTTAGCCCTAATCTCCATATGTTTGCTCCTGAGTGGATGCCAAACTGAGATGAAGCCATCTAATACGAAGAAAAAAACAGAGCTTGTGATTTCAGCAGCGGCAAGTCTTCAGGATGCGCTAAAGGAGATTGAAGCCTCCTTTCACAAACAGCATCCACATGTGACATTAACAAATAACTTCGGGTCATCCGGCGCATTGAAGCAGCAAATCGCTCAAGGAGCAAAAGCCGATCTCTTTTTCTCAGCAGCAGAAGAGCCCTTCGATGAACTTGTTCAATCTGGAGACATTGATCAAGATTATATCAAGGATGCTATACAAAACGAGTTAGTCCTTATTGTGCCAAAAGATGGCTCTTCCTCTATTAAAAGCTTTCAAGACGTCCAGCACATAAAAGGAAAGATTGCTCTTGGCACACCTGAATCGGTTCCTGCTGGTACATATGGCAAAGAGATCTTTACAAAACTGAACATATGGGACCAAGTGAAAAAGAATGCTGTCTATGCCAAAGATGTACGTCAAGTTCTAAGCTACGTCGAAACAGGAAATGTAGACGCTGGTGTTGTGTATAAAACAGACGCCCTCGTTTCTAAAAAAGTAAAAATCGCAGCTGAAGCAAATTCGGACATGCACTCTCCGGTTATATATCCAGTAGGGATTGTCAAAGGGACAAAACATCTAACGGAAGCCAAGGTCTTTTTTCAATTTCTTCAATCTGATAAAGCCAAATCTATTTTTAAGAAATATGGCTTTCAAGTGTCGTAATGCCTATGCTGACTGAAGACTTTCTATCACCCATTTGGCTGTCCATTCAAGTGGCGATCGTTAGCGGACTGTTGGCCACTGTTTTTGGCACAACGATTGGCTTTTGGATGGCGCGAACAACTTTTAAAGGGAAAATGCTTGTGGAAACGCTTCTGATGATGCCACTCGTTCTCCCACCAACAGTCGTTGGCTTTTTATTGCTCGTCGTATTCGGAAAACATAGCTTAATAGGGGGCGCGATTGAATGGATCTTCCATCAGCCGGTCATTTTCACATGGTGGGCGGCGGTCATCGCTTCGACAGTCGTCGCATTTCCGCTCATGTATCAATCAGCAAAGGCGGGCTTTTCTACAATTGAGTCAGATATTGAAGGGGCTGCAAAAGTAGATGGTGCTCATTCATTCCAAGTCTTTGCCTATATTACTGTACCTCTTGCCCTGCCATCCCTCTTGTCTGGCAGCATCCTTAGCTTTGCAAGAGCCCTTGGAGAATTCGGAGCGACCTTAATGTTTGCTGGCAACATTCCAGGAAAAACCCAAACACTCCCAACCGCTATCTATGTGGCGATTGATTCTGGACGCATGGAGCTTGCTTGGGCCTGGACAATCTGTATCGTGATCTTATCTTTTATAATGCTTTTGGCTGTGCGTAGAAATAAATAAAAAAATCCCCTTTCTCACATGAGAAAGAGGATTTTTTTATTTATTCAAACCCAACCGTCATCGTCTCTGGATTCGAGCCGACGCGTTCGTTATTGTTTAATGCATCAATTTTTTCCATGTCTTCTTTGGAAAGTTCGAAATCAAAAATATCTGCATTTTGTTTAATACGTTCTTCGTTGATTGATTTAGGAATCGTCACGACGCCGCTTTGTAGATCCCAACGCAAGATGACTTGCGCAACAGATTTGTTGTAGCGTGCAGCCATGTCCTTTAATACGTCATGATCTAATAGCTTTCCTTGCATAAGCGGAGACCACGCTTCAATTTGAATGCCTTTTTCTTTTGCATATTGACGTAGTTCGACAAGTGTCAGTTTCGGATGAAATTCAACTTGGTTCACGGCTGGAACAACCTCTGCATCTTTTAACAGCTCTTCTAAATGCTGAATATAGAAGTTGCTGACGCCAATGGCTCTCACTTTCCCATCCTTGTAAAGCTTCTCAAGCGCACGCCATGTGTCTTTAAATGTTTCTGCATTTGGACCAGGCCAATGGATCAAATAGAGGTCTAGGTAATCAAGACCTAATCGATTCAAGCTTGCGTCAAATGCAGCCAGCGCTTTGTCATAGCCTTGATCCGTATTCCATACTTTAGACGTAATGAACAAATCTTCTCGTTTCACGCCAGATTCTTTAATTGCTTTGCCTACGCCTGTCTCATTTTTATAAACGGCAGCCGTATCAATACTGCGGTATCCGTTTCGTATGGCTGCTTTTACGGCATCTACCACTTGATTGCCGTCCTCCACTTTGAATACACCTAAACCAAACCAAGGCATTTCTACTCCGTTATTCAGTGTTACGGTATCATTCAAGCTTTTGACCATTTTAACAACCACCTTTTTCATAGATTCCATCTTTTTCATTATCTCACGTTGTCCATTAAAACTCTATTATCAGGCGTTTTTCTTCGCTTCGATGGCTAACAGCAAAGCACCTGTCATGCCGGCCTTATCCTCAAGTCCAGGAGAGACAATGTATGAATCAAGCGGCGGCAGGTCTACATAATCATTGAGATAAGCAGCAAGCTTCTCTCGAATTAATGGAAACAGCTGTTTTTG harbors:
- a CDS encoding iron-hydroxamate ABC transporter substrate-binding protein, producing MKNRSGFLLISLAILMLFTVACSSTSNKKSGANQDDTITYQDVKGEVKLPKDPKRIVLLAESYYGDLVTLGKTPIAATAPIFKNPFYKGKTDGVKNLGTTPSVEKVAALKPDMIIAWGEDEKFDQYKKIATTVAIKYNQYSFKDQLKEFGKMTGTPKKATEWITKWDTKISEVKPKVTKAIGNKTVSIVSPFDKGIYIFGNTFARGGEIIYDELKLRAPKAVKKDAIDSGVGYANISLEKLPEYAGDFIFTSPWSGSKSKGDQVYESSIWASLPAVQNKHVFEIDPVGYFFNDPVSLEGQLEFIVDRLTSAS
- a CDS encoding amino acid permease encodes the protein MEQTKKWGFWLLTAFVVGNMVGSGIFMLPSTLAQHASPLGVTMAWLVTGGGVLMIALVFGHLSIHKPQLTAGPQSYARALFNDPKKGKAAGFTMVWGYWVASWISNVAIITSLAGYLTTFFPILTVKTEIFTFGKEAITLGQLTTFIVCTILLWGTHTILITSLSAASKLNFITTFSKVLGFVLFIVAGLFAFQTALFEHYYFPVAAEGEGMLGLGGQVHHAAISTLWAFIGIESAVILSGRASSQRDVKRATITGLLIALSIYMIITLITMGVLPHDQLQGSDKPFVDVLQLIIGPAGGIVMALLAIICLFGSMLGWILLGSEVPYQAAKAGDFPAVFAKTNKKGSPVFALTVTNIMSQLFIFSVMSRTINEAFTFLTTSATLAYLIPYIVSSIYSFKVIMQGDTYDLQKGKRTRDGIIALIAMGYSAWVIISGTADLKTFGLGIGLFLVGILLYPFMSKGFAKGTE
- the sspJ gene encoding small acid-soluble spore protein SspJ, with the translated sequence MSFFQKDKKAKSEKDHKQVDQLLEEASKELAGDPLQEAVQKKKNNDQ
- a CDS encoding LTA synthase family protein codes for the protein MKAFFKNHWFLVYSILFMWMKTYIIYQLGFHIRTANLFHEWLLLINPLSFLLPLFGIALFLNETKQKVFLLTANFILTAILISNTIFYGFYIDFITIPVLFQAKNMGDMGSSMTELFHPLFVLMLVDFVVLAWLLKRKPLAPKASYKTIKTYYAICCSFLLFHISSAMMDHPRFLTSSYDREVIVRNLGLFQFHLYDGAAQTARIGQKAFADEDTLSTVANYTKADYSAPNEEYFGLAKGKNVVFISLESTQQFVMNQKVNGQYITPFLNQLAKKSFYFDEFYQQTEQGKTSDSEFIVANSLYPSSSGAVFFTASDNKYDTLYKQLKKENYQSVQFHANNKTFWNRDVMYESLGIDRFYDVDSYHVNERNSTGWGLKDIDFFDQSIDYLKKLKQPYYSTFITLTNHFPFEIDPQDQFIDEYDSSSTILNRYVTTVRYQDEAIKMFFDRMKEEGLYDNTMFVLMGDHYGISEAHHEAMAQLLNQEEITPFDAVKLQRVPFLIYIPGVTDQAPQTISETAGQMDVKPTLLHLLGIETKNSIQFGNDLFSDERTPFAVLRNGNFITDEYLYTKNTCYDQKTKEPVKQDEVCQPYIEKANKELSLSDKVINGNLLRFYQQ
- a CDS encoding FecCD family ABC transporter permease — translated: MEMVQQAKIKKYKRTMLMIFLAIVVVFLISLNTGEIRISPIDTLKTFFGFGSEMDELVLFEFRLPRMIIALLVGASIAVSGAIWQGVSQNGLADPGILGVNAGAGFAVVLFIFVFQGTMSNLGQLTIFILPLFAFAGAAFAAFLIYVLAWKKGITPVRLILTGIGVNAAFSAAIVVIQLKMSPNDFNQAIVWLSGSIWGSSWTYVLSVLPWMLIFLVLALVRARYLNIMNLGDQLSYGLGISVHKERSFMMLIAVALAGASVAVAGSISFLGLAAPHLARKLVGPKHQGMIPASALIGALLLLLADTLGRVILAPSEVPVGLVVSALGAPYFIYLLMKTN
- the modA gene encoding molybdate ABC transporter substrate-binding protein, producing MKYTFLALISICLLLSGCQTEMKPSNTKKKTELVISAAASLQDALKEIEASFHKQHPHVTLTNNFGSSGALKQQIAQGAKADLFFSAAEEPFDELVQSGDIDQDYIKDAIQNELVLIVPKDGSSSIKSFQDVQHIKGKIALGTPESVPAGTYGKEIFTKLNIWDQVKKNAVYAKDVRQVLSYVETGNVDAGVVYKTDALVSKKVKIAAEANSDMHSPVIYPVGIVKGTKHLTEAKVFFQFLQSDKAKSIFKKYGFQVS
- a CDS encoding ABC transporter ATP-binding protein, with the translated sequence MKSLETEKLCIGYQDRLIVEDLNISIPKGKVTTLIGPNGCGKSTILKTMSRIMKSNRGAVYLNGQAIHQTPTKEISKQMAILPQTPEAPSGLTVYELVSYGRFPHQNGFGRLSNEDKRIIRWALEETGMIAFHDRPIEALSGGQRQRVWIAMALAQETELLLLDEPTTYLDLAHQLEILQLLERLNREQGRTVLMVIHDLNHAARFSHYMIALNQGKVIKDGTPHEVMTKEVLGQVFHIDAEIVLDPRTNKPICLTYDLMNHERKLEAVNG
- a CDS encoding metal-dependent hydrolase; this translates as MTGKTHIMGGIAASTAVAYYYGFDPVIMAAAGSAGALIPDLCHTKSKIGRKFPLLSALISSVFGHRTFTHSLLFLLIIYFLATTYIPNDSLSIGLLVGMASHLILDAGTVNGIKFLFPASIKVRLPFYVKTGSTGEQVVLAALTVVTCYYIAVICGISIPIQF
- a CDS encoding MarR family winged helix-turn-helix transcriptional regulator, which gives rise to MGNADILKEIVLVHYEVSRKLNRKLLELEKDITPPQIYALSILIQGKVSDAEELKQRLSLNPGAASIALNKLCEQGYIQRERDKDDPSLIRLEATEKGKAIYEKHTRLFGKVIQHMMSDFTKEDLKTFLMYLQKMRQTFHDD
- a CDS encoding FecCD family ABC transporter permease; protein product: MGSQSNKQLPAKDDEMDIVTKPFGTAAVVIIGSIALAFGLFLSVSLGAANIHLHTVWEAIFQFDPQQTSHQIIRELRLPRTAGAALVGAFLAVSGAIMQGMTRNALASPEIMGVTNGSAFAIAIAFAFFPGQSSFTLILWSFAGAALGASIVFGVGTLSKGGLTPVKLALAGTAVGALLSSISTAIAIRFDVAQDMSFWYAGGVAGLNWSNIQVVIPVAIAGLVVAMILARSITVLSLGDELAKGLGQYTKTVKVLGILVVILLTGAAVSVAGSIGFIGLVIPHVTRFLVGVDYRWIIPCSAILGAILLIYADIAARLVNAPFETPVGAITAIIGVPFFLYLARRERSGI